Proteins from one Corynebacterium testudinoris genomic window:
- a CDS encoding pyruvate carboxylase, with protein MLGKDSNVATYIPPAFKKVLVANRGEIAVRAFRAAFETGSSTVAVYPVEDRNSFHRSFASEAVRIGTEGSPVKAYLDIDEIIRAAKKSHADAVYPGYGFLSENAQLARECAENGITFIGPPPEVLDLTGDKSAAVEAAKKAGLPVLQDSEPSVDIDELVEMSKDFTFPIFVKAVAGGGGRGMRFVEKPEDVAQLAAEASREAEAAFGDGHVYLERAVINPQHIEVQILADHTGDVIHLYERDCSLQRRHQKVVEIAPAQHLDPKLRDKICADAVKFCETIGYQCAGTVEFLVDEKGNHVFIEMNPRIQVEHTVTEEVTSIDLVKAQMNLAAGATLKELGLTQDKIKLHGAALQCRITTEDPSNNFRPDTGTITAYRSPGGAGVRLDGAASLGGEISPNFDSMLVKMTCRGATFEIAVARAQRALNEFTVSGVATNIGFLRALLREDDFQHHRISTNFINDHIHLLSAPPADDEPGRILNYLADVTVNRPHGKRPTKVRPAKKLPPRNDGPMPRGSRDLLRDLGPEKFAKHLREQDALAVTDTTFRDAHQSLLATRLRTSALVAAAPHVGRLTPQLLSVEAWGGATYDVAMRFLFEDPWQRLDMLREAMPNVNIQMLLRGRNTVGYTAYPDSVCRAFVKEAASSGIDIFRIFDALNDVSQMRPAIDAVLETGDTVAEVAMAYSGNLLDPNENLYTLDYYLKLAEEIVGTGAHILAIKDMAGLLRPAAAAKLVSALRREFDLPVHVHTHDTAGGQLATYYAAAQAGADAVDGASAPLAGTTSQPSLSAIVAAFANTHRDTGISLDAVSDLEPYWEAVRQLYAPFEAGVPGPTGRVYKHEIPGGQLSNLRTQAKALGLEDRFELIEDNYAAVNEMLGRPTKVTPSSKVVGDLALHLVGAGVDPHDFALDPQKYDIPDSVIDFLRGGLGNPPGGWPLLREKALAGRGEGTKGLVEVNPEDEAKLESPDRDERRITLNRLLFPKQAAEFFEHRRQYGNTEALEDRVFFYGLEEGEESIIRFASDVGTPPMVVRLDAVGEPDEKGMRQVVANVNGQIRPMKVRDRSAESVTASAEKADPTMVGHVAAPFAGVVSITVQVGDEVKAGDPIAVIEAMKMEATITATVDGTIERLALAKATKVEGGDLIVVIG; from the coding sequence ATGCTTGGAAAGGACTCCAACGTGGCTACTTACATCCCGCCAGCATTCAAGAAGGTACTCGTCGCCAACCGCGGCGAAATCGCCGTGCGTGCATTCCGCGCCGCCTTTGAAACTGGTTCCTCCACCGTCGCGGTGTACCCAGTCGAAGACCGGAACTCTTTTCACCGGTCCTTCGCCTCTGAGGCAGTGCGCATCGGTACCGAGGGCTCCCCGGTCAAGGCCTACCTCGATATCGATGAGATCATCCGCGCGGCCAAGAAGTCGCACGCGGATGCCGTGTACCCGGGCTACGGATTCCTTTCGGAGAACGCCCAGCTGGCTCGTGAGTGTGCCGAGAACGGCATCACTTTCATCGGCCCGCCTCCGGAAGTCCTTGACCTGACTGGTGATAAGTCTGCGGCGGTGGAAGCGGCGAAGAAGGCGGGCCTGCCGGTCCTGCAGGACTCCGAGCCTTCCGTGGACATCGACGAATTGGTCGAAATGTCCAAGGACTTCACCTTCCCCATCTTCGTCAAGGCAGTGGCCGGTGGCGGCGGACGTGGCATGCGTTTCGTGGAAAAGCCCGAGGACGTGGCCCAGCTGGCCGCCGAGGCTTCCCGCGAGGCCGAGGCCGCCTTCGGTGACGGACACGTCTACCTCGAGCGGGCCGTGATTAATCCGCAGCACATTGAGGTGCAGATCCTCGCCGACCACACGGGCGACGTTATTCACCTCTACGAGCGCGACTGCTCCCTCCAGCGCCGCCACCAGAAGGTCGTGGAAATCGCCCCGGCGCAGCACCTTGACCCGAAGCTGCGCGATAAGATTTGCGCGGATGCCGTCAAGTTCTGTGAGACGATCGGCTACCAGTGTGCCGGCACCGTCGAGTTTCTCGTTGATGAGAAGGGCAACCACGTCTTCATCGAGATGAACCCGCGCATCCAGGTCGAGCACACCGTCACCGAGGAAGTCACCTCGATCGACTTGGTCAAGGCACAGATGAACCTGGCCGCTGGCGCCACGCTCAAGGAACTCGGCCTGACCCAGGACAAGATCAAGCTCCACGGCGCGGCCCTGCAGTGCCGCATCACCACCGAAGACCCGTCCAACAACTTCCGCCCGGATACCGGCACCATCACCGCGTACCGCTCTCCGGGCGGCGCGGGTGTGCGTCTCGACGGCGCGGCGTCCCTCGGCGGCGAGATCTCCCCGAACTTCGACTCCATGCTGGTCAAGATGACCTGCCGTGGTGCCACCTTCGAGATTGCCGTGGCTCGCGCCCAGCGCGCGCTCAATGAGTTCACCGTCTCCGGCGTGGCCACCAACATCGGCTTCCTCCGCGCGCTGCTGCGCGAGGATGACTTCCAGCACCACCGCATCTCCACCAACTTCATCAACGACCACATTCACCTGCTGTCGGCCCCGCCGGCTGATGATGAGCCGGGTCGTATCCTTAACTACCTGGCCGATGTGACCGTTAACCGTCCGCACGGCAAGCGCCCGACCAAGGTGCGTCCGGCGAAGAAGCTGCCGCCGCGTAACGACGGCCCGATGCCGCGCGGTTCGCGCGACCTCCTGCGTGATCTGGGGCCGGAGAAGTTTGCCAAGCACCTGCGCGAGCAGGATGCCCTGGCCGTCACGGACACCACTTTCCGTGATGCCCACCAGTCGCTGCTGGCCACCCGCCTGCGCACCTCGGCACTCGTGGCTGCCGCGCCGCACGTCGGACGCCTGACCCCGCAGCTGCTGTCGGTAGAGGCGTGGGGCGGTGCCACCTACGACGTCGCCATGCGCTTCCTCTTCGAGGACCCGTGGCAGCGCTTGGACATGCTGCGTGAGGCTATGCCCAACGTCAACATTCAGATGCTGCTCCGCGGTCGCAACACCGTCGGATACACCGCGTACCCGGATTCGGTATGCCGCGCCTTCGTCAAAGAGGCCGCATCCTCGGGCATCGATATCTTCCGCATCTTCGACGCCCTCAACGACGTCTCGCAGATGCGACCGGCTATCGACGCCGTCCTGGAGACCGGCGACACCGTCGCCGAGGTTGCGATGGCGTACTCGGGCAACCTGCTCGACCCGAATGAGAACCTGTACACGCTGGACTACTACCTCAAGCTGGCCGAGGAGATCGTTGGCACCGGTGCTCACATCCTCGCGATCAAGGACATGGCTGGCCTGCTGCGTCCTGCGGCAGCTGCCAAATTGGTCTCCGCGCTGCGCCGGGAGTTCGACCTGCCGGTCCACGTCCACACCCACGACACCGCAGGTGGCCAGCTGGCCACCTACTACGCCGCTGCCCAGGCAGGTGCCGACGCCGTCGATGGTGCCTCCGCCCCCCTCGCCGGCACCACCTCCCAGCCGTCGCTGTCCGCCATCGTCGCGGCCTTCGCCAACACCCACCGCGACACCGGTATCTCCCTCGACGCCGTCTCCGACCTCGAGCCCTACTGGGAAGCCGTCCGCCAGCTCTACGCCCCCTTCGAGGCGGGCGTTCCCGGCCCAACCGGTCGTGTGTACAAGCACGAGATCCCCGGCGGCCAGCTGTCCAACCTGCGCACGCAGGCCAAGGCCCTCGGCCTGGAGGACCGCTTCGAGCTCATCGAGGACAACTACGCGGCCGTCAACGAGATGCTGGGCCGCCCGACCAAGGTGACCCCGTCCTCCAAGGTCGTCGGCGACCTCGCCCTGCACCTCGTCGGTGCTGGGGTGGATCCGCACGACTTCGCGCTGGACCCGCAGAAGTACGACATCCCGGACTCGGTCATTGACTTCCTCCGCGGTGGCCTGGGCAACCCGCCCGGAGGCTGGCCGTTGCTGCGTGAGAAGGCGCTGGCTGGTCGCGGGGAAGGCACCAAGGGCCTCGTCGAGGTCAACCCCGAGGACGAGGCCAAGCTGGAGAGCCCGGATCGCGACGAGCGCCGCATCACCCTCAACCGCCTCCTCTTCCCCAAGCAGGCCGCGGAGTTCTTCGAGCACCGCCGCCAGTACGGCAACACCGAAGCCCTGGAAGACCGCGTGTTCTTCTACGGTCTGGAGGAGGGCGAGGAGAGCATCATCCGCTTCGCCTCTGATGTGGGGACCCCGCCGATGGTCGTGCGTCTCGACGCCGTCGGTGAGCCCGACGAGAAGGGCATGCGCCAGGTCGTTGCCAACGTCAATGGCCAGATCCGTCCGATGAAGGTCCGCGACCGCAGCGCTGAGTCCGTCACCGCCTCCGCGGAGAAGGCCGACCCGACGATGGTCGGGCACGTCGCCGCCCCGTTCGCGGGCGTCGTCTCCATCACCGTGCAGGTGGGCGACGAGGTCAAGGCGGGCGATCCGATCGCGGTCATCGAGGCCATGAAGATGGAAGCCACCATCACCGCCACGGTCGACGGCACCATCGAGCGCCTGGCCCTGGCCAAGGCCACCAAGGTCGAAGGCGGCGACTTGATCGTCGTCATCGGCTAG
- a CDS encoding GNAT family N-acetyltransferase: MSDFHLRPATESDRTYLERLFHLADVWGDESQAPGEGYADDLAMYVDAWTPDQGGIIAYQQRVPAGGLWLRSGTDRRPPYGFVAEDIPELAIAVEAAFGGLGLGRELLNAALDLARKQGRQGLSLAVDEGNERARRLYEKIGFEVAEERPELHTTTMVTYF, encoded by the coding sequence ATGTCTGACTTCCACCTGCGCCCCGCAACCGAATCCGACCGGACCTACCTGGAACGGCTGTTTCACCTGGCCGACGTGTGGGGTGATGAGTCCCAGGCCCCGGGCGAGGGCTACGCCGATGACCTGGCAATGTACGTCGATGCCTGGACTCCGGACCAGGGTGGCATCATCGCCTACCAGCAGCGCGTGCCTGCCGGAGGTCTGTGGTTGCGCTCGGGCACAGACCGTCGCCCACCCTACGGATTCGTCGCCGAGGACATCCCCGAACTAGCCATCGCGGTGGAAGCTGCTTTCGGTGGCCTCGGTCTCGGACGCGAGCTCCTCAATGCGGCCCTTGATCTCGCCCGCAAGCAAGGACGCCAAGGCCTATCGCTAGCAGTCGACGAAGGGAATGAACGCGCCCGGCGCCTCTACGAGAAGATCGGGTTCGAGGTGGCGGAAGAACGCCCCGAGCTGCACACGACCACGATGGTGACGTACTTCTAG
- a CDS encoding arsenic resistance protein gives MVAFLERWQVPLLIVALGLGVLIAPLGDVTPAINPVLMALLYATFLAVPLRALRAALIDVRFLTALLILNFVVVPVVVFALSRFVASDPVLLLGVLLVLLAPCIDYVIVFSGLAGAANERLLAAAPILMAVQMLLIPVYVRLLGGPTDLIEAGPFLEALVLFIVIPLGLAACTQWLKLNRVMVAMNALMVPLMMLTLVVVVASQIGGVEASMLRVVPIYVVFVALMVPLGKIVGRLFGQDVPATRALVFSGVTRNSLVVLPLALAVPGVAPVVVTQTLVELVAMVILVRLVPRVVPKK, from the coding sequence ATGGTCGCATTCCTGGAGCGCTGGCAGGTCCCCCTGCTCATCGTGGCGTTGGGCCTTGGCGTGCTCATCGCCCCGCTTGGTGATGTCACCCCGGCTATCAATCCGGTCCTCATGGCGTTGCTCTACGCCACGTTCCTGGCGGTTCCGTTGCGTGCCCTGCGGGCTGCGCTTATCGACGTCCGGTTTCTCACCGCCCTGCTCATCCTCAACTTTGTGGTGGTCCCGGTCGTCGTCTTCGCGCTGTCGCGCTTTGTCGCCAGTGATCCGGTGCTGTTGCTGGGTGTGCTGCTGGTGTTGCTGGCGCCCTGCATTGACTACGTGATTGTGTTCTCGGGGTTGGCGGGCGCGGCGAATGAGCGCCTGTTGGCGGCGGCTCCGATCCTCATGGCCGTCCAGATGCTGCTCATTCCGGTGTATGTGCGGCTGCTGGGCGGACCGACGGACCTCATCGAGGCGGGGCCCTTCTTGGAGGCGCTGGTCCTGTTCATTGTCATTCCGCTGGGCTTGGCGGCTTGTACGCAGTGGCTCAAGCTGAACAGGGTCATGGTGGCGATGAATGCGCTCATGGTCCCGTTGATGATGCTGACGTTGGTGGTCGTCGTCGCCTCGCAGATTGGGGGAGTGGAGGCGTCGATGCTCAGGGTGGTGCCCATCTATGTGGTGTTCGTGGCTCTCATGGTTCCCCTGGGAAAGATCGTGGGGCGGCTCTTTGGCCAAGACGTCCCCGCGACCCGGGCGCTCGTCTTTTCGGGCGTGACGAGGAATTCGCTCGTCGTGTTGCCGCTGGCCCTGGCGGTGCCGGGGGTCGCGCCGGTGGTGGTCACGCAGACGCTCGTGGAGCTGGTCGCCATGGTGATCTTGGTTCGGTTGGTGCCCCGGGTCGTGCCGAAAAAATGA
- a CDS encoding PadR family transcriptional regulator, producing MSEFHHHHHPHHEHREHRGRGRRGHGRGRGGRAGRGDLKNVILSLLAEQPMHGYQIISTIAERTEQRWTPSAGAIYPRLAMLEDEGLITITVNDGRKLATLTDRGQESVDKRADDGDILDAYRDPEQPGGPHGERRAAFRRLKEAVRGADDDNTERIVEILQEATDKIEAL from the coding sequence ATGAGCGAGTTTCACCATCACCACCACCCCCACCACGAGCATCGGGAGCACCGCGGACGCGGACGCCGGGGCCACGGACGCGGGCGCGGCGGTCGCGCCGGTCGGGGAGACCTGAAAAATGTCATCCTCTCCCTCCTCGCGGAGCAGCCCATGCACGGCTACCAAATCATCTCCACCATTGCCGAGCGCACCGAGCAGCGCTGGACCCCCAGCGCCGGAGCCATCTACCCGCGCCTGGCCATGCTGGAAGACGAAGGCCTCATTACCATCACCGTCAACGACGGCCGCAAGTTGGCGACCTTGACTGATCGGGGACAAGAGAGCGTCGATAAGCGAGCCGACGACGGCGATATTCTGGACGCCTACCGTGACCCAGAACAACCTGGCGGCCCACATGGCGAACGGAGGGCGGCGTTTCGCCGCCTGAAGGAGGCCGTGCGCGGCGCCGACGACGACAACACCGAGCGGATCGTTGAGATCCTGCAAGAGGCAACCGACAAGATCGAAGCCCTCTAA
- a CDS encoding acetyl/propionyl/methylcrotonyl-CoA carboxylase subunit alpha, with translation MAVETKKITKVLVANRGEIAVRVIRAAKDAGIASVAVYAEPDADAPFVAMADEAFALGGQSSAESYLVFDKILDAAAKAGADAIHPGYGFLSENADFAQAVIDAGLIWIGPPPSAIADLGDKVTARHIAERADAPMAPGTKDPVANAGEVVAFAEEHGLPIAIKAAFGGGGRGMKVAYEMGEVAELFDSATREAVSAFGRGECFVERYLDKARHVEAQVLADQHGNVVVMGTRDCSLQRRFQKLVEEAPAPFLSDEQRAAIHESAKAICREAGYFGAGTVEYLVGADGLISFLEVNTRLQVEHPVTEETTGVDLVREQFRIAEGQELRFTEDPTPRGHSFEFRINGEDPGNNFMPAPGSVTEYVQPNGPGVRVDSGVTKGSVIGGQFDSMLAKLIVTGEDRDQALQRARRALDEFVVEGMPTVLPFHRHIVSNDAFIGDGESFEVYTKWIEEAWDNPLEPFVDPADVDDEDEAVPAHKIVVEVDGRRVEIALPGDLALGGGAAPKKKAKKRRSGGGGSGASGDSVAAPMQGTVIKVNVTEGAEVTEGDVILVLEAMKMENPVKAHKSGVVTDLAVDAGAGVTKGQVLLDIK, from the coding sequence GTGGCAGTTGAGACCAAGAAGATCACGAAGGTCCTCGTGGCTAACCGCGGCGAGATCGCCGTCCGCGTGATCCGAGCCGCCAAGGATGCGGGCATCGCCAGCGTCGCCGTCTACGCCGAGCCGGACGCGGATGCTCCGTTCGTCGCCATGGCAGATGAGGCCTTCGCTCTCGGTGGGCAGAGTTCCGCCGAGTCCTACCTCGTCTTCGACAAGATTCTCGACGCCGCCGCGAAGGCCGGCGCTGACGCCATTCACCCCGGCTATGGCTTCCTCTCCGAGAACGCGGACTTCGCGCAGGCCGTCATTGATGCCGGTCTCATCTGGATCGGCCCGCCGCCGTCCGCTATCGCTGATCTGGGGGATAAGGTCACCGCTCGCCACATCGCGGAGCGCGCTGATGCCCCGATGGCTCCGGGCACCAAGGACCCGGTCGCCAACGCTGGTGAGGTCGTCGCCTTCGCCGAGGAGCATGGTCTTCCCATCGCCATCAAGGCTGCCTTCGGCGGCGGTGGCCGCGGCATGAAGGTCGCCTATGAGATGGGCGAGGTCGCTGAGCTCTTCGATTCCGCCACCCGTGAGGCCGTCTCGGCTTTCGGCCGCGGCGAGTGTTTCGTTGAGCGCTACTTGGATAAGGCCCGCCACGTCGAGGCTCAGGTGCTGGCTGATCAGCATGGCAACGTCGTCGTCATGGGTACTCGTGATTGTTCCCTGCAGCGCCGTTTCCAGAAGCTCGTGGAGGAGGCCCCGGCTCCGTTCCTCAGCGATGAGCAGCGCGCGGCTATTCACGAGTCCGCGAAGGCTATTTGCCGCGAGGCTGGTTACTTCGGTGCCGGCACCGTGGAGTACCTCGTCGGCGCGGATGGCCTCATCTCCTTCCTGGAGGTCAACACCCGTCTGCAGGTGGAGCACCCCGTTACTGAGGAGACCACCGGTGTGGACCTCGTGCGCGAGCAGTTCCGCATCGCGGAGGGCCAGGAGTTGCGCTTCACCGAGGATCCGACCCCGCGCGGTCACTCCTTCGAGTTCCGTATCAATGGCGAGGACCCGGGCAACAACTTTATGCCGGCCCCCGGCTCGGTCACCGAATACGTCCAGCCCAACGGCCCGGGCGTGCGCGTTGACTCCGGCGTGACCAAGGGTTCGGTCATTGGCGGCCAGTTCGACTCGATGCTGGCCAAGCTCATCGTCACCGGTGAGGACCGCGATCAGGCGTTGCAGCGTGCTCGTCGCGCGCTCGATGAGTTCGTCGTCGAGGGCATGCCCACGGTCCTCCCCTTCCACCGCCACATCGTTTCCAATGACGCGTTCATCGGCGATGGCGAGTCCTTCGAGGTGTACACCAAGTGGATCGAGGAGGCGTGGGATAACCCGCTGGAGCCCTTCGTCGATCCGGCTGATGTGGACGATGAAGACGAGGCTGTGCCCGCCCACAAGATCGTCGTTGAGGTCGATGGTCGCCGCGTGGAGATCGCACTGCCCGGTGATTTGGCATTGGGTGGCGGGGCCGCCCCGAAGAAGAAGGCCAAGAAGCGTCGTTCAGGCGGCGGAGGCTCGGGCGCATCGGGCGACTCGGTTGCCGCGCCGATGCAGGGCACCGTCATCAAGGTCAACGTGACGGAGGGCGCCGAGGTGACCGAGGGCGACGTCATCCTCGTCCTCGAGGCTATGAAGATGGAGAACCCGGTCAAGGCCCACAAGTCGGGTGTTGTCACGGATCTGGCTGTCGATGCCGGGGCGGGCGTGACCAAGGGTCAGGTCCTGCTCGACATCAAGTAG
- a CDS encoding sulfurtransferase gives MATPFDPYPQFQEYAHPERLVSAAWLSARLGSPGLRVVESDEDTLLYDIGHLPGAVRIDWRNDLNDPVTRDFIDGEAFARLMSEKGIGRDDTVVIYGDQANWWASYTLWVFELFGHPDVRLLDGGRDAWMAEERDTSFMVPDYPSTDYPVVERDDVSSRALVEEVRGAIDTDVLIDVRSPEEFAGTADASSAPTLRRGHIPTARNFPWDTTVHPNSRFRSYEELMEIYADLTGEDPTILYCHLGDRSAHTWFVLKYLLGFTNVRNYDGSWSEWGNMVRMPIALGE, from the coding sequence GTGGCCACTCCCTTTGACCCGTATCCCCAGTTCCAGGAGTACGCCCACCCGGAGCGTCTGGTGTCTGCCGCCTGGCTTTCCGCCCGGCTGGGTAGCCCCGGTCTGCGCGTCGTCGAGTCTGATGAAGACACTCTTCTCTACGATATTGGCCACCTTCCCGGCGCGGTGCGCATCGATTGGCGCAATGATCTCAATGACCCGGTCACCCGTGACTTCATTGACGGTGAGGCTTTTGCTCGCCTCATGAGCGAGAAGGGCATTGGCCGCGACGACACCGTTGTTATCTACGGTGACCAGGCCAACTGGTGGGCGTCGTACACGTTGTGGGTTTTCGAGTTGTTTGGCCACCCGGACGTTCGACTGCTGGATGGCGGCCGTGATGCCTGGATGGCTGAGGAGCGCGATACCTCGTTCATGGTGCCGGATTACCCTTCTACTGATTACCCGGTTGTTGAGCGCGACGATGTCTCCTCCCGGGCGTTGGTGGAGGAGGTCCGTGGGGCCATCGACACAGATGTGCTTATCGATGTCCGATCGCCCGAGGAGTTTGCCGGCACCGCCGACGCCAGCTCGGCGCCCACCCTGCGCCGTGGGCACATTCCCACGGCACGAAACTTCCCCTGGGACACCACGGTTCACCCGAATTCGCGCTTCCGCTCCTACGAGGAGCTGATGGAGATCTACGCTGATCTCACGGGTGAGGATCCGACGATTCTTTATTGCCACTTGGGTGACCGTTCGGCCCACACGTGGTTTGTTTTGAAGTACCTCCTCGGCTTCACCAACGTCCGTAATTACGATGGTTCGTGGTCCGAGTGGGGCAATATGGTGCGGATGCCGATCGCCCTGGGAGAATAA
- a CDS encoding Cj0069 family protein, with the protein MNKAIVVFEVEGGSDKYIDGHRRDTMPIVNAIKEAGWDAEVVFYRPEWTEDLFTYVSENFGGYISRVNPGNIPGGEKGYFDLLTRLSDAGLVGMSTPAEMMAYGAKDALVKLNDTDLVPADTAAYYDVESFHNTFPTSLSYGERVLKQNRGSTGSGIWRVQLEDKDLAASVEPGTALPLDTKLKATEAVDNHTEIRELGEFMDFCDQYIIGDNGMLVDMRFMPRIVEGEIRILLVGPHPVFVVHKKPAAGGDNFSATLFSGAKYTYDKPEAWQELVDQFADARPVIAEKLGGDNIPLIWTADFMLADGEDGSDTYVLGEINCSCVGFTSELDMGIQELVAKEAIGRVEVAATQA; encoded by the coding sequence GTGAACAAGGCAATCGTCGTCTTCGAGGTCGAGGGCGGATCTGACAAGTACATCGACGGTCACCGCAGGGACACCATGCCAATCGTCAACGCCATCAAGGAGGCCGGCTGGGACGCCGAGGTCGTCTTCTACCGCCCCGAATGGACCGAGGACCTGTTCACTTACGTATCCGAAAACTTCGGCGGATACATCTCCCGCGTCAACCCCGGCAACATCCCCGGCGGCGAGAAGGGCTACTTCGACCTGCTGACCCGTCTTTCCGACGCGGGCCTCGTCGGCATGTCCACCCCGGCAGAGATGATGGCCTACGGCGCCAAGGATGCACTGGTCAAGCTCAACGACACCGACCTCGTCCCGGCCGATACCGCCGCGTACTACGACGTGGAGAGCTTCCACAACACCTTCCCCACGTCGCTGTCCTACGGCGAGCGCGTGCTCAAGCAGAACCGCGGCTCCACCGGCTCCGGCATCTGGCGCGTCCAGCTCGAAGACAAAGACCTCGCCGCCTCCGTCGAACCAGGCACCGCCCTGCCGCTGGACACCAAGCTCAAGGCCACCGAAGCCGTGGACAACCACACCGAGATCCGTGAGCTCGGCGAGTTCATGGACTTCTGCGACCAGTACATCATCGGCGACAACGGCATGCTCGTCGACATGCGCTTCATGCCGCGCATCGTCGAAGGCGAAATCCGCATCCTCCTCGTCGGCCCGCACCCCGTCTTCGTCGTGCACAAGAAGCCGGCCGCTGGTGGCGACAACTTCTCCGCCACGCTGTTCTCCGGCGCCAAGTACACCTACGACAAGCCCGAGGCCTGGCAGGAGCTCGTCGACCAGTTCGCCGACGCCCGCCCCGTCATCGCGGAGAAGCTCGGCGGCGACAACATCCCGCTGATCTGGACCGCCGACTTCATGCTCGCCGACGGCGAGGACGGCTCCGACACCTACGTGCTCGGCGAAATCAACTGCTCCTGCGTCGGCTTCACCTCCGAGCTGGACATGGGCATCCAGGAACTCGTAGCCAAGGAAGCCATTGGCCGTGTGGAGGTGGCAGCAACTCAGGCCTAA
- a CDS encoding DUF3151 domain-containing protein, with product MELNDMLAPPPVTLPADPAADLDPTSAAAAFAHPDSPLIWATRAEQALADAASDEDKLVAYAYARTGYHRSLDRLRANKWKGWGPVPWDHEPNQPVLRAIAALAQAAALIGETDEYDRCRQMLSDADPGAVERLLN from the coding sequence ATGGAACTCAATGACATGCTCGCACCGCCCCCAGTGACACTGCCTGCCGACCCAGCGGCCGACCTCGATCCGACCTCTGCGGCCGCCGCGTTCGCCCACCCCGACAGCCCCCTCATCTGGGCCACGCGCGCCGAACAGGCCCTCGCCGACGCCGCCAGCGATGAGGACAAGCTCGTTGCCTACGCCTACGCCCGCACCGGCTACCACCGCTCCCTCGACCGACTGCGCGCCAACAAGTGGAAAGGCTGGGGGCCCGTGCCGTGGGACCACGAGCCGAACCAACCCGTCCTGCGGGCCATTGCTGCGCTCGCACAAGCGGCCGCACTCATCGGGGAAACCGACGAGTATGACCGCTGCCGTCAGATGCTTTCCGACGCCGACCCCGGCGCCGTCGAGCGACTGCTGAACTAA